The Deinococcus roseus genome window below encodes:
- a CDS encoding redox-sensing transcriptional repressor Rex, which produces MSQSLNIPSAAISRLVTYLRILEKLESQGINRTSSNDLAERAQVSAFQVRKDLAYFGRFGTRGMGYTVAVLKRELRRILGLTRPWNVVIMGMGRLGQAIAHYPGASDYEFSFVGLFDPDPNKVGLQIRNMEVMHPDHLRDFVRSHQVDMGFIAVPADRAQDVAQTLVEAGIKGILNFAPVVIQPKMIERPGLEPEKEEEWEGVIVENIDFLAGMKRLAFYILNPGLRELEEVG; this is translated from the coding sequence ATGTCACAGTCTTTGAACATCCCAAGTGCTGCCATTTCCAGACTGGTGACTTATCTGAGAATTCTGGAAAAGCTGGAATCTCAGGGCATCAACAGAACGAGCAGCAATGACCTTGCTGAAAGGGCACAGGTCAGTGCTTTTCAGGTGCGCAAAGACCTGGCTTATTTTGGTCGGTTTGGCACCAGAGGTATGGGTTACACTGTGGCCGTACTGAAACGTGAACTGAGACGCATCCTGGGACTCACCCGTCCCTGGAATGTGGTGATCATGGGCATGGGTAGACTGGGGCAGGCCATCGCCCACTATCCGGGAGCCAGTGATTACGAATTCAGTTTTGTGGGGCTTTTCGATCCCGATCCCAACAAAGTGGGTTTACAGATCAGGAACATGGAGGTGATGCACCCGGATCACTTGAGGGATTTTGTGCGTTCCCATCAGGTGGACATGGGCTTTATTGCTGTTCCTGCCGACCGTGCGCAGGATGTGGCCCAGACCCTGGTGGAAGCTGGCATCAAAGGAATCCTCAATTTCGCTCCTGTGGTGATTCAGCCAAAAATGATTGAACGCCCTGGGCTGGAACCTGAGAAGGAAGAGGAGTGGGAGGGAGTCATCGTGGAGAACATCGATTTTCTGGCAGGAATGAAACGCCTGGCGTTTTACATCCTGAACCCTGGCTTGAGAGAACTAGAGGAGGTTGGTTGA
- a CDS encoding SPOR domain-containing protein, with protein sequence MIWFRKHWPDLLILFFIVLILAGAVLILFGGTKKLFNLSAGQPTIQAETSTPRVEEIPLNPAPTTPETETTSQPQAESGTQSSTLSPESAGTTETTAAPETTEPASSTADPAVQETQTVPVIPSGTENTAQTSEQPVPTGNAAANAGKTAGSAGSETANTSTGSTQTESSSSASTGATQTAQPAVRVITGRSPTKQDYRISAGLYQTEAQANTIADKIKALGYPSYVFPSKDDTYVVLIGPFVNRNDADVAVGQIQAAHQNLFVYAPQNPTANAETGTTNSTSTAASSATTPSGPMYVQVGAYKRADSAVPAIDQLRSLGFAPTLRTDPNGMVRVVVGPFSGSDLQSAQAKLKEAGYADAFQIR encoded by the coding sequence ATGATTTGGTTTCGTAAACACTGGCCAGACCTACTCATCCTCTTCTTCATCGTGCTGATTCTGGCAGGAGCTGTCCTGATTCTGTTTGGGGGAACCAAGAAACTGTTCAATCTTTCGGCTGGACAGCCCACGATTCAGGCGGAAACCTCCACCCCCAGGGTGGAAGAAATTCCCCTCAATCCTGCCCCCACCACACCTGAAACAGAAACAACATCTCAACCCCAGGCAGAGTCTGGAACCCAGAGCAGCACCCTCTCACCAGAGTCTGCTGGAACCACAGAAACCACAGCAGCACCAGAAACCACAGAACCTGCATCTTCAACTGCAGACCCTGCTGTACAGGAAACCCAGACGGTTCCTGTGATTCCTTCCGGGACAGAAAATACTGCGCAAACTTCAGAACAACCTGTTCCAACAGGCAATGCAGCAGCCAATGCAGGAAAGACTGCTGGGTCTGCTGGTTCTGAAACAGCAAACACAAGCACTGGCAGCACCCAGACAGAAAGTTCATCTTCTGCCAGCACAGGTGCGACCCAGACTGCACAGCCTGCAGTTCGTGTCATCACAGGACGTTCACCTACCAAGCAGGACTACCGCATCAGTGCAGGTCTGTACCAAACAGAAGCTCAGGCAAACACCATTGCTGACAAGATCAAAGCCCTGGGATACCCCAGTTATGTCTTCCCCAGCAAAGATGACACTTATGTGGTGTTGATTGGTCCGTTTGTCAATCGGAATGATGCAGATGTGGCTGTGGGACAGATTCAGGCTGCGCATCAGAACCTGTTTGTTTACGCTCCCCAGAACCCGACAGCAAACGCTGAGACAGGCACCACAAACTCAACATCCACTGCTGCATCATCGGCCACAACTCCATCAGGCCCCATGTATGTGCAGGTGGGAGCTTACAAGCGGGCCGACAGTGCAGTGCCTGCCATTGATCAATTGCGCTCTCTGGGATTTGCACCCACCCTCAGAACCGACCCCAACGGGATGGTTCGGGTGGTGGTGGGTCCTTTCTCTGGAAGCGATCTGCAATCGGCCCAAGCCAAACTCAAAGAGGCGGGCTACGCAGACGCCTTCCAGATCCGGTGA
- a CDS encoding tetratricopeptide repeat protein, with protein MRNLRRVLLTALLTVPVLGLQLSSAQSTDLTVLETQYTQNPSLENSVLLGQAYLNAGRTSDAVKAFEEAIRKDYSSYEAHFGLGVALFQLNNLSGAEFEFQQLTALNPNLIQGYYNLGAVLSKQGKTDDALASYQKAIEVGKANAASTEELTLAYTQWAQLLASTGKHAEAQKAFEEALKLNPQSEFLMLGVAQEALAVSKTSPDPLASTVSLGYAYQILAKNPAQADATLVLVENYVGQGLTDRAIRELDKGIAAAQDNTSRVKLLSRKAELQETISLKDALSTYAEVLSLDSQSPVKYEYARLLLASKQYQAAQKHFQELVAQAPSDVVYLGLAQTNEGLKQYAPAYNNALSAAKLSKDVALQSAARTLAARNAYRTKNYALVIKTVQAIQNPGAEALSWSGLSAFNLKNYALAAEQLEAAQKLDAQNQALALNLGAAYIALKRYDDAERVLAALVAANERNAEAWYNYGIALRGQGDESSAKLAFQKALKLGYTKAKGALGGK; from the coding sequence ATGAGAAACCTAAGGCGCGTCCTGTTAACTGCACTACTGACTGTCCCTGTACTTGGCTTGCAGCTGTCCAGTGCCCAGAGCACAGATCTGACAGTTTTGGAAACCCAGTACACACAAAACCCCAGCCTTGAAAATTCAGTTCTGCTCGGACAAGCATACTTGAATGCAGGTCGCACCTCAGACGCAGTGAAGGCATTTGAAGAAGCCATCCGCAAGGATTACAGCAGCTACGAAGCCCATTTTGGTCTGGGTGTGGCCCTGTTCCAGTTGAACAACCTCAGTGGGGCGGAGTTTGAGTTCCAACAGCTCACAGCTCTGAATCCCAACCTGATTCAGGGGTATTACAATCTGGGTGCAGTGCTGAGCAAGCAGGGCAAAACCGATGATGCTCTGGCCAGCTACCAGAAAGCCATTGAAGTGGGCAAAGCCAATGCAGCCAGCACAGAAGAGCTCACTCTGGCTTATACCCAGTGGGCCCAATTGCTGGCAAGCACTGGCAAGCATGCTGAAGCCCAGAAAGCCTTTGAAGAAGCCCTCAAGCTGAATCCACAAAGTGAGTTTCTGATGCTGGGTGTGGCCCAGGAAGCCCTGGCTGTCAGCAAAACCAGCCCGGATCCTCTGGCTTCCACGGTATCGCTGGGTTACGCTTACCAGATTCTGGCCAAAAACCCAGCGCAGGCAGATGCAACCCTGGTTCTGGTGGAAAACTATGTTGGTCAGGGATTGACCGACCGTGCCATTCGTGAACTGGACAAAGGAATTGCCGCAGCCCAGGACAATACTTCTCGGGTGAAATTGCTGTCCCGCAAAGCAGAACTCCAGGAAACCATCAGCCTCAAAGATGCCCTCAGCACCTATGCTGAAGTGCTGAGCCTGGATTCCCAGAGCCCGGTGAAGTATGAATATGCCCGCTTGCTGCTGGCCAGCAAACAGTATCAGGCTGCTCAGAAACACTTCCAGGAACTGGTGGCGCAAGCCCCTTCGGATGTGGTTTATCTGGGTCTGGCCCAGACCAATGAAGGACTGAAGCAGTATGCTCCTGCGTACAACAACGCCCTGAGTGCAGCCAAACTGAGCAAAGATGTGGCTTTGCAAAGTGCAGCGAGAACCCTTGCTGCCCGCAATGCTTATCGGACCAAAAATTATGCCCTGGTGATCAAGACGGTACAAGCCATTCAGAATCCTGGAGCTGAAGCTTTGAGCTGGTCAGGCCTCAGCGCTTTCAACCTGAAAAACTACGCACTGGCTGCTGAGCAACTGGAAGCAGCCCAGAAACTGGATGCCCAGAACCAGGCCCTGGCTTTGAACCTTGGGGCTGCATACATTGCCCTCAAGCGTTATGACGATGCAGAACGGGTGCTGGCTGCTCTGGTGGCTGCCAATGAGCGCAACGCTGAAGCCTGGTACAACTATGGCATTGCCCTGAGGGGCCAGGGGGATGAATCCAGTGCCAAATTGGCCTTCCAGAAGGCCCTCAAGCTGGGTTACACCAAAGCCAAAGGAGCATTGGGCGGTAAATGA
- the rlmN gene encoding 23S rRNA (adenine(2503)-C(2))-methyltransferase RlmN: MKVLLLDFQPDQYPLEGYRKKQLLSWVFEQAAPDFESMTNLPLKLRAELQETYELSPFTQVDTFPSTDGSVKYLFTLRDGRQMEAVFMPYDDRKTICVSTMVGCPAKCAFCATGALGFGRNLTPGEIIGQILYAARDQGIPPKEIRNLVFMGMGEPLLNYENTMNAARIMLSPEALNMSQRRVTLSTVGLAKGIRKLATEDIELKLAISLHAPDEETRQKIIPTGQANSIPEIMDAARDYQAKTGRRITMEYAMLRGVNDHLWQADLLADLLKGMISHVNLIPMNPWDGSGFEETPEIQIQAFYDRLEERGIPVSVRRSRGRDAGAACGQLALQKPSLRSSV; encoded by the coding sequence GTGAAGGTTTTACTGCTGGATTTTCAGCCTGACCAGTACCCTCTGGAAGGCTACCGCAAAAAGCAATTGCTTTCGTGGGTGTTTGAACAGGCTGCCCCTGACTTTGAAAGCATGACCAATCTCCCGCTGAAGTTGCGTGCTGAACTGCAGGAGACTTACGAACTCAGTCCATTCACCCAGGTGGACACCTTTCCCTCTACAGATGGCAGTGTGAAATACCTGTTCACCTTGCGGGATGGTCGCCAGATGGAAGCCGTCTTCATGCCCTATGATGACCGCAAGACCATCTGTGTGTCCACCATGGTGGGTTGCCCTGCAAAGTGTGCCTTCTGTGCCACTGGAGCGCTGGGTTTTGGGCGCAACCTGACCCCTGGAGAAATCATCGGGCAGATCCTGTATGCAGCCCGCGATCAGGGCATTCCCCCCAAAGAAATCCGCAATCTGGTGTTCATGGGAATGGGAGAGCCCCTGCTCAACTACGAAAACACCATGAATGCAGCCCGCATCATGCTCAGCCCGGAGGCGCTCAACATGAGTCAGCGTCGGGTGACGCTCAGCACCGTGGGACTGGCCAAAGGCATCCGCAAGCTGGCCACCGAGGACATCGAACTCAAGCTGGCCATCAGTTTGCATGCCCCGGACGAAGAAACCCGCCAGAAAATCATTCCTACCGGGCAGGCCAACAGCATTCCAGAAATCATGGATGCTGCCAGAGATTACCAGGCCAAGACAGGACGCAGAATCACCATGGAATACGCCATGCTGAGGGGGGTCAATGACCACCTCTGGCAGGCCGATTTGCTTGCCGATTTGCTCAAGGGCATGATCAGCCATGTCAACCTGATCCCCATGAACCCCTGGGATGGCAGTGGTTTCGAAGAGACCCCTGAAATTCAGATCCAGGCCTTCTATGACCGTCTGGAAGAAAGGGGGATTCCAGTGAGTGTCAGGCGTTCCAGAGGGCGTGATGCAGGTGCCGCCTGTGGTCAGTTGGCCCTGCAAAAGCCTTCATTAAGGTCTTCTGTATGA
- a CDS encoding TlpA family protein disulfide reductase, whose protein sequence is MLRCLVLCFLCLAGGLGFAVKPGQMAPDFTLQTLEGKTISLQHLKGQPVVLVFWASWCSICNEEFPLINRVFQQRKLKRVYLISATDSEKKVRVFFKTHVYPGLVPLLTGHTPAVQVARKYQVSGQPTMVFINASGRIEKVHSGAISTENLLQILKML, encoded by the coding sequence ATGTTGCGCTGTCTTGTGTTGTGCTTTTTGTGTTTGGCCGGAGGACTGGGTTTTGCTGTGAAACCTGGACAGATGGCTCCAGACTTTACTTTGCAAACCCTGGAGGGGAAAACAATCTCCCTGCAGCACCTGAAAGGCCAGCCTGTGGTGCTGGTGTTCTGGGCCAGCTGGTGCAGCATCTGCAACGAAGAGTTCCCTCTCATCAACCGGGTGTTTCAGCAGCGAAAGTTGAAGCGGGTTTACTTGATTTCTGCCACCGATTCCGAAAAGAAGGTGAGGGTCTTTTTCAAAACCCATGTGTATCCAGGTTTGGTGCCTTTGCTGACAGGCCATACCCCTGCAGTGCAAGTGGCACGAAAGTATCAGGTTTCAGGGCAACCCACCATGGTTTTTATAAATGCCTCAGGTCGAATTGAGAAAGTGCATTCAGGAGCCATTTCAACGGAAAACCTGCTTCAAATTCTGAAAATGCTGTAG